The proteins below are encoded in one region of Acidobacteriota bacterium:
- a CDS encoding GEVED domain-containing protein produces the protein MRAIDRLGFFVFSAVFLTLSLAVPAAAQELEKSAVQTDAGSTKVTGEIFGYRLTYRCNATTGDCNNARVVDALPPEVVFVSAIGTSDVATINAPAVGSNGTVEFVMVDPLTAGNSGDLIINVRFPNGSTPDGTDAINTADGVNLTSTPGTFTTPPVTVTAVARGEVNLSKTLTTAANLDRDTTYQLRLSIPNTTGRLNLTGISVSDSLPAGAVFQGASPAADCEPGCVGTVAPALVWSGPFSVDVDNSLDFLVTVVYPSTTFSDGEMVTNEFSADGTFVGEAAPQGFGPEGITHPVTSFVANPRAAIGKNIPGNSPNPPTLNQPFRYILNPRNQGNVDLDNFVVTDTVPIQMDVTSVSTGAYNNPPASVAVSYETNLSAGFVTLGSSPGGTNATFTIPALGAGEYVTRLRWEYGTAPSGMAPQPQPRINGTIIDPDNAGNPVNFGDTVSNCVDLSAVYDPGGANRPVTRSTCRDFVLSGPFSQHAPEKSNLSGSGPFGVGATVRWQLRTNNVNLASDPLPLENLVVVDLLPEDLAYTAASFTYDDRSTGLPAPTLEVIPNYNNSGRTLLRWTWAAASGALAPGDEVWITFDTTVAFGATFGPLSNQMGMTQNDPGLAQRCDSSTPDINDLDGDGDTTDVLCVDSQSATIAPVAQLVSSKRVAGACDANFTDSSAGTLAGGAIEYRLEVTNVGTVPMEDFVLVDILPFVGDTGVLDTSPRLSLWRPLLTAPIIPPAGTVIFYSLSGNPCRPEVGGPTTGCDAPNWTTVPPDPITGTQAIKIEFGNREVGAGDTVAFELRMTAPADLPNGGQEAFNSFAYRAQRGDGLGALSAEPNKVGIAAGTCPGASLGDFVWVDTDGDGTQNDGPTGLDDVFVQLFDPGADGVPRTFDDVLVATTVTAPDAGGDPGWYEFNGLPAGDYYVQFEVPTTYEVTTPNAGGDDTIDSDADPVTACGPVVTLGADEDNPTLDMGLLPPAVSALGNYVWFDRNGNGLQDESPFDGANGVTVKLFGDDGDGVAEPGGDDGMPVATTTTANDVYGNPGYYRFDGLTPGVPYFVQFMLPAVATGFTSQDTGGDDAMDSDADTGAGTAPVLTFAPAEFNSTLDAGLIAPGGNLELGNQVWCDDDNDGLYEPQDAEVGVDGVVLSLYLDDNGDGLPSLGERIATTTTQTLGGNAGRYRFDGLSAGDYLVFVDPENFSPSGALAGKQSSTGNDPAPDPDDDFDGDDNSTNLGVVVGTQAVTLAADNEPETEDGDNNTNLTVDLGFAPGAGQPEFDYGDNPDVAASTTRGDYRTTALDGGAAHMLGAGSPYLGDCVDGDSGIAQDLNATADDFGSFGSTIGTCATPGDDEDGVAFSDPLVPGTATAITVSVGSAADCSLDAWIDWNQNGSFEAGEQIAASLTVSSGASVVLTPTVPSTAILGVSYSRFRCSSAGGLNPVGQAPDGEVEDYLVGIQGMDWADAPDTYGTSSGAGGPAHNVDPTDPLLLGACIDTESDGQPDGAALGDDNNVGTITIGPCRDDEDGVAFPSMLVACGPASVSVTANRPGVLDAWIDFGADGSFDDPVDRVATGVAMATGANTLPFNVPCAANVGASFARFRLSTAGTALPTGPAADGEVEDYVVSIKGNDWGDAPPTYPTLLADDGPRHGVDPAGPLVLGACIDAEADGQPAAGATGDDTAAGTGSTCGGGDDEDGVTFGAMLIACQSATVTVTANRAGVLDAWLDFNSDQSWDDAGERIASGLALAAGANAVTVNVPCGAVQAQTTYARFRLSSTGVASFTGPAMDGEVEDYAVTVKGSDYGDAPDTYGTTSGTGGPNHGVDPASTLFLGACVDTEMDGAPSTGADGDDLAVSTNAAGTCTAGDDEDGVTFDSMIIACQTAEITVTAGAAGILDAWVDFGGEGAFDTADRIFNGQAVAAGANGLTFAVPCDAATGDTYARFRLSSTGVASSGGSAMDGEIEDYLVAVKGADFGDAPDSYTTTDAAGGPSHGVDPANPFFLGACVDTEGDAATPLDGSGDDAAAGPASGTCAGNDDEDGVTFDSMFIACQTLDLTVTASAAGLLDAWIDFAGDGSFGEAGDQVFTDQALTAGDNALTVDVPCSATEGSTYARFRFSSAGGLAPGGEAMDGEVEDYVLLAKGVDFGDAPDTYGTSQGAGGPLHGVNPDATLFLGACVDTEDDAATPLDATGDDASVGDAVTGTCAGDDDEDGVTFETMVVACQTAEITVTAGADGLLDAWLDFGGDGTFGEAEDQVLASRAVTAGSNTLTFPVPCTTTGGDTFARFRLSSAGGLPTGGPAMDGEVEDYAVATKSVDFGDAPDTYGTTFASGGPNHGVTDGFSLGAAIDAETDGLPSPDATGDDLDGTDDEDGITFAGGMAMASACDDTTLTVALTNTAGVTTPLLDAWIDFDSDGAFDDPRDRIASALPLTVPTTEVSYTVPCDVQSAESFARFRLSSTGVTSPTEPAMDGEVEDYGFIVKGLDFGDAADPTFPTLLVNDGARHSVLLVGNPILGAGVDTEPDGLPSPAHNGDDLDNTDDEDGIAFPGVLVPGASGEVTVTTGTTGGLVSGWIDFNQDGDWDDLGEQVLTDVPLPANDSVDLTFPVPVGSPDGTACTRFRISSQAGLGASGPAPDGEVEDHLAPIGVEEAAIGVAKELIDVVEEPDGRFLVTFLIRLVNYGNVPLSDLNSDVDFSFAFAAAASFEAVTPVSSDFTVNDDFDGVSLIELLAPGNALLVGGSGEVMVSVRVDPGGNAGPYECSTLGRGTSPGDVEVTDVSQAGSDPDANDNGDPGDDDEPTLIDLPVSILEIPTVGEIGLLVLAMLLALTAIGTLRRRMAMR, from the coding sequence ATGCGCGCTATCGATCGATTGGGGTTCTTCGTCTTCTCCGCTGTTTTCCTAACGCTTTCTCTCGCCGTACCGGCTGCCGCCCAGGAATTAGAAAAGAGCGCCGTCCAAACGGACGCCGGCAGCACCAAGGTGACCGGTGAGATCTTCGGCTATCGGCTGACCTATCGCTGCAATGCCACCACCGGCGACTGCAACAACGCCCGGGTGGTGGACGCTCTGCCACCGGAGGTGGTGTTCGTTTCGGCCATCGGCACCAGCGATGTGGCGACCATCAACGCCCCGGCCGTGGGTTCGAACGGCACGGTGGAATTCGTGATGGTGGATCCGCTGACCGCCGGCAACAGCGGCGATCTCATCATCAACGTGCGCTTCCCCAACGGCTCGACGCCGGACGGCACGGACGCCATCAACACCGCCGACGGCGTCAATCTCACCAGCACCCCGGGCACCTTCACGACCCCGCCGGTCACGGTGACCGCCGTGGCGCGGGGTGAGGTGAATCTCTCCAAGACCTTGACCACCGCGGCCAACCTCGACCGCGACACCACTTACCAGCTGCGCCTCTCGATCCCGAACACCACCGGCCGCCTCAACCTCACCGGTATTTCCGTGTCGGACTCCCTTCCCGCCGGGGCGGTCTTCCAGGGCGCCAGCCCCGCCGCCGACTGCGAGCCCGGCTGCGTCGGCACGGTGGCGCCGGCGCTCGTGTGGAGTGGGCCCTTCTCGGTAGACGTGGACAATAGCCTCGACTTCTTGGTGACGGTGGTCTACCCAAGCACCACCTTCTCCGACGGCGAGATGGTGACCAACGAATTTTCCGCCGACGGCACATTCGTCGGCGAGGCTGCACCGCAGGGCTTCGGCCCCGAGGGCATCACCCACCCGGTGACCTCGTTCGTCGCCAACCCCCGGGCGGCCATTGGCAAGAACATTCCCGGCAACAGCCCGAATCCACCGACTCTGAATCAGCCCTTCAGGTACATTCTCAACCCACGCAACCAGGGCAATGTCGACCTCGACAACTTTGTGGTGACGGACACGGTGCCCATCCAGATGGACGTCACCAGCGTGAGCACCGGTGCCTACAACAATCCTCCGGCCAGCGTGGCGGTGAGCTACGAGACCAACCTCTCGGCCGGCTTCGTGACCTTGGGCAGCTCTCCCGGCGGCACCAACGCGACCTTCACGATTCCGGCTCTCGGCGCCGGCGAGTACGTGACCAGACTGCGCTGGGAGTACGGCACGGCGCCCAGCGGCATGGCGCCGCAACCGCAGCCGCGCATCAACGGCACGATCATCGACCCGGACAACGCCGGCAACCCGGTGAACTTCGGCGATACGGTGTCGAACTGCGTCGATCTCTCCGCCGTCTACGATCCGGGCGGCGCCAACAGGCCGGTCACCCGTTCGACCTGTCGCGACTTCGTTTTGAGCGGGCCCTTCAGCCAGCACGCGCCGGAAAAGAGCAACCTTTCCGGCAGCGGTCCCTTCGGCGTCGGCGCCACGGTGCGCTGGCAACTGCGGACCAACAACGTCAACCTGGCAAGCGATCCGCTACCGCTCGAGAACCTGGTGGTGGTGGATCTGCTGCCGGAGGACTTGGCGTACACCGCCGCCAGCTTCACCTACGACGACCGCAGCACCGGGCTGCCGGCGCCCACTCTCGAAGTGATCCCCAACTACAACAACAGCGGACGGACGCTCCTGCGATGGACCTGGGCCGCGGCCAGCGGCGCCCTGGCGCCCGGAGACGAGGTGTGGATCACTTTTGACACTACCGTCGCCTTCGGCGCCACCTTCGGCCCCCTGTCCAACCAGATGGGAATGACCCAGAACGATCCCGGCCTCGCCCAGCGCTGCGACTCCTCGACGCCGGACATCAACGACCTCGACGGCGACGGCGACACCACCGATGTGCTGTGCGTCGACTCCCAGAGCGCCACCATCGCCCCGGTGGCCCAGCTCGTTTCGAGCAAACGGGTCGCCGGCGCGTGCGACGCGAACTTCACCGATTCGAGCGCCGGCACCCTAGCCGGCGGAGCGATCGAGTACCGCCTGGAGGTGACCAACGTCGGCACCGTGCCGATGGAGGACTTCGTGCTGGTGGACATCTTGCCCTTCGTCGGCGACACCGGGGTGCTCGACACCTCGCCCCGCCTGTCGCTGTGGCGCCCGCTGCTGACGGCGCCGATCATTCCGCCAGCGGGTACCGTCATCTTCTACAGCCTTTCCGGGAATCCCTGCCGGCCGGAGGTGGGCGGCCCCACCACCGGTTGCGACGCGCCGAACTGGACCACCGTGCCGCCGGACCCGATCACCGGCACGCAGGCCATCAAAATCGAGTTCGGCAACCGCGAGGTGGGAGCCGGCGACACGGTGGCCTTCGAGCTCCGCATGACCGCTCCGGCGGATCTGCCCAACGGCGGCCAGGAGGCCTTCAACTCGTTTGCCTACCGCGCCCAGCGCGGCGACGGCCTCGGCGCTCTGTCCGCCGAACCGAACAAGGTGGGCATCGCCGCCGGCACCTGCCCGGGCGCCTCCCTCGGCGACTTCGTGTGGGTCGACACGGACGGTGACGGCACGCAGAACGACGGTCCGACGGGCCTCGACGATGTCTTCGTCCAGCTCTTCGATCCGGGGGCCGATGGCGTTCCCCGCACTTTCGACGATGTACTCGTCGCCACCACCGTCACGGCGCCGGACGCCGGCGGCGATCCCGGCTGGTACGAGTTCAACGGTCTGCCGGCGGGCGACTACTACGTCCAGTTCGAGGTGCCCACCACCTACGAAGTGACCACCCCGAACGCCGGGGGCGACGACACCATCGACTCCGACGCCGACCCGGTGACCGCCTGCGGCCCGGTGGTGACCCTCGGCGCCGACGAGGACAACCCCACCCTCGATATGGGTCTTCTACCGCCGGCGGTTTCTGCCCTCGGCAACTACGTTTGGTTCGACCGCAACGGCAACGGCCTGCAGGACGAATCGCCCTTCGACGGCGCCAACGGCGTGACCGTCAAGCTCTTCGGCGACGACGGCGACGGCGTCGCGGAACCCGGCGGCGACGATGGCATGCCCGTCGCCACCACCACCACGGCCAACGACGTCTACGGCAATCCCGGCTACTACCGCTTCGACGGCTTGACCCCAGGCGTCCCGTATTTCGTGCAGTTCATGCTGCCGGCGGTCGCGACGGGCTTCACCAGCCAAGACACCGGCGGCGACGACGCCATGGACTCCGATGCCGACACCGGAGCCGGCACCGCGCCTGTCCTCACCTTCGCCCCGGCGGAATTCAATTCCACCCTCGACGCCGGCCTGATCGCGCCGGGCGGCAACCTGGAACTCGGCAACCAGGTTTGGTGTGATGACGACAACGACGGCCTCTACGAGCCCCAGGATGCCGAAGTGGGCGTTGACGGCGTAGTCCTGTCGCTCTACCTCGACGACAACGGCGATGGCCTGCCCAGCCTCGGCGAGCGGATTGCCACCACCACCACCCAGACCCTCGGCGGCAACGCCGGGCGTTACCGTTTCGATGGGTTGTCGGCAGGTGACTACTTGGTGTTCGTCGATCCTGAGAATTTCAGCCCTTCCGGAGCCTTGGCCGGCAAGCAGTCGAGCACCGGCAACGACCCGGCACCGGATCCGGACGACGACTTCGACGGCGACGACAACAGCACCAACCTGGGAGTAGTGGTCGGTACCCAGGCGGTCACCCTAGCTGCCGACAACGAGCCCGAAACGGAGGACGGCGACAACAACACCAACCTGACTGTAGACCTCGGCTTTGCCCCAGGCGCCGGTCAGCCGGAGTTCGACTACGGCGACAATCCGGATGTCGCCGCCAGTACCACCCGCGGCGACTACCGGACTACCGCCCTCGACGGCGGCGCCGCCCACATGCTCGGCGCCGGTAGCCCATACCTCGGTGACTGCGTCGACGGCGACAGCGGCATCGCCCAGGACCTCAACGCCACGGCGGACGATTTCGGGTCCTTCGGCAGCACCATCGGCACTTGTGCCACCCCTGGCGACGACGAGGACGGAGTGGCCTTCAGCGACCCGCTCGTCCCGGGTACGGCAACCGCGATCACCGTCTCTGTGGGATCAGCGGCGGACTGTTCGCTGGACGCTTGGATTGACTGGAATCAGAACGGATCGTTCGAGGCGGGGGAGCAGATCGCTGCCTCGTTGACCGTCTCCAGCGGTGCGTCGGTAGTACTCACCCCGACGGTGCCGAGCACGGCGATCCTGGGCGTTTCCTATAGCCGGTTCCGTTGTTCGTCGGCGGGTGGTCTCAACCCCGTCGGCCAGGCGCCGGACGGTGAAGTCGAGGACTACCTCGTGGGCATCCAGGGCATGGACTGGGCCGACGCGCCGGACACCTACGGCACCAGCAGCGGCGCCGGTGGGCCGGCCCACAATGTCGACCCCACGGATCCTCTTTTGCTCGGCGCCTGCATCGATACGGAGTCCGACGGCCAACCGGACGGTGCGGCTCTGGGCGATGACAACAACGTCGGCACCATCACGATCGGCCCGTGCCGGGACGACGAGGACGGCGTCGCCTTCCCCTCCATGCTGGTGGCCTGCGGCCCTGCGTCGGTCTCGGTGACCGCCAATCGGCCGGGCGTGCTCGACGCCTGGATCGACTTCGGCGCCGACGGCTCCTTCGACGATCCGGTGGACCGCGTGGCGACCGGCGTCGCGATGGCGACGGGAGCCAACACCCTTCCCTTCAACGTCCCCTGCGCCGCCAACGTCGGTGCGAGCTTCGCGCGCTTCCGCCTGTCCACCGCCGGCACAGCCCTGCCCACCGGCCCGGCCGCCGACGGCGAGGTGGAGGACTATGTGGTGTCGATCAAGGGCAACGACTGGGGCGACGCACCGCCGACCTACCCCACCCTGCTGGCGGACGACGGCCCGCGCCACGGCGTGGATCCGGCAGGCCCGCTGGTTCTCGGAGCCTGCATCGACGCGGAAGCCGACGGCCAGCCAGCCGCCGGCGCCACCGGCGACGACACCGCCGCCGGCACGGGCAGCACCTGCGGCGGCGGGGACGACGAGGACGGCGTCACCTTTGGGGCGATGCTGATCGCCTGTCAGAGCGCCACCGTCACGGTCACCGCCAACCGCGCCGGCGTGCTCGACGCTTGGCTCGACTTCAACTCAGACCAGAGCTGGGACGACGCCGGCGAGCGCATTGCTAGCGGCCTGGCGCTGGCCGCCGGTGCCAACGCGGTCACCGTCAACGTGCCCTGCGGCGCCGTACAGGCACAAACCACCTACGCCCGCTTCCGCCTCAGTTCCACCGGCGTCGCTTCCTTCACGGGACCGGCGATGGACGGCGAGGTGGAGGACTACGCGGTGACCGTCAAGGGCTCGGACTACGGCGACGCACCGGACACCTATGGCACCACCTCCGGGACCGGCGGTCCGAACCATGGAGTCGACCCGGCGAGCACCCTCTTCCTCGGTGCCTGTGTCGATACGGAAATGGATGGCGCCCCCTCGACCGGCGCCGATGGCGATGATCTCGCCGTGAGCACCAACGCCGCCGGCACCTGTACCGCCGGCGACGATGAGGACGGCGTCACCTTCGACTCCATGATCATCGCCTGCCAGACGGCGGAGATTACCGTCACCGCCGGCGCCGCCGGCATCCTCGATGCTTGGGTCGACTTCGGCGGTGAGGGCGCCTTCGATACGGCGGACCGCATCTTCAATGGTCAAGCCGTCGCGGCGGGTGCCAACGGCCTGACCTTCGCCGTGCCCTGCGATGCCGCAACGGGCGACACCTATGCGCGATTCCGGCTGAGTTCCACCGGTGTCGCTTCTTCCGGCGGCAGCGCCATGGACGGTGAGATTGAGGACTACCTGGTCGCGGTGAAGGGAGCGGACTTCGGCGACGCGCCGGACTCCTACACCACCACCGACGCGGCCGGCGGTCCGTCTCACGGGGTGGATCCCGCCAACCCGTTCTTCCTCGGCGCCTGCGTCGATACGGAAGGCGACGCGGCCACGCCCCTCGACGGTTCCGGCGACGACGCCGCGGCGGGCCCCGCTTCCGGTACCTGCGCCGGGAACGACGACGAAGACGGCGTTACCTTCGACTCCATGTTCATCGCCTGCCAGACCCTCGATTTGACGGTCACCGCCAGCGCCGCCGGCCTGCTCGATGCTTGGATCGATTTCGCCGGTGACGGCTCCTTCGGCGAAGCCGGAGACCAGGTCTTCACCGACCAGGCATTGACCGCCGGCGACAACGCCTTGACGGTGGACGTTCCCTGCTCGGCCACCGAAGGTTCCACCTACGCCCGCTTCCGCTTCAGTTCGGCGGGCGGCCTGGCCCCCGGCGGTGAAGCCATGGACGGCGAGGTGGAGGACTACGTGCTCCTCGCCAAGGGCGTGGACTTTGGCGACGCACCGGACACCTACGGCACCAGCCAGGGCGCCGGTGGACCGCTCCACGGCGTGAATCCGGATGCCACCCTCTTCCTCGGGGCCTGCGTCGACACAGAGGACGACGCCGCCACTCCGCTCGACGCCACCGGCGACGATGCGAGCGTCGGCGACGCGGTGACCGGCACCTGTGCCGGCGACGACGACGAGGACGGCGTCACCTTCGAGACGATGGTGGTCGCCTGCCAGACAGCGGAGATTACCGTGACGGCGGGAGCCGATGGCCTGCTCGACGCCTGGCTCGACTTCGGTGGCGACGGTACCTTTGGCGAAGCGGAAGATCAGGTCTTGGCTTCCCGGGCGGTCACCGCCGGTTCCAACACGCTGACCTTCCCGGTGCCCTGCACCACCACCGGCGGAGACACCTTTGCGCGCTTCCGATTGAGTTCCGCCGGCGGTCTGCCCACCGGCGGTCCGGCGATGGACGGCGAAGTCGAGGACTATGCCGTAGCCACCAAGTCCGTGGACTTCGGCGACGCGCCGGACACCTACGGCACCACCTTCGCCAGCGGTGGCCCGAACCACGGCGTGACCGACGGCTTCAGCCTGGGCGCCGCCATCGATGCGGAGACCGACGGCTTGCCCTCGCCGGACGCCACCGGCGACGACCTCGACGGCACCGACGACGAGGACGGCATCACCTTCGCCGGCGGTATGGCGATGGCCAGCGCCTGCGACGACACCACTCTCACCGTCGCCCTCACCAACACGGCAGGGGTCACCACGCCGCTTCTCGACGCCTGGATCGACTTCGACAGCGACGGCGCCTTCGACGATCCGCGGGACCGCATCGCCAGCGCCTTGCCGCTGACGGTCCCAACCACCGAGGTGAGCTACACGGTGCCCTGCGACGTGCAGTCGGCGGAAAGCTTCGCGCGCTTCCGGTTGAGTTCCACGGGCGTGACCTCGCCCACCGAGCCGGCGATGGACGGTGAAGTCGAGGACTACGGCTTCATCGTCAAGGGACTGGACTTCGGCGATGCGGCGGATCCCACTTTCCCCACCCTGCTGGTGAACGACGGCGCCCGCCACTCGGTGCTGCTGGTGGGCAATCCCATCCTCGGCGCCGGTGTCGATACGGAGCCGGATGGCCTACCCTCGCCGGCCCACAACGGTGACGATCTGGACAACACCGACGACGAGGACGGCATCGCCTTCCCGGGCGTGCTGGTGCCGGGCGCCAGCGGTGAGGTCACGGTCACCACCGGTACCACCGGCGGCTTGGTGAGCGGCTGGATCGACTTCAACCAGGACGGCGACTGGGACGATCTCGGCGAGCAGGTGCTCACCGATGTTCCGCTGCCGGCCAACGACAGCGTCGACCTCACCTTCCCGGTGCCCGTAGGCAGCCCGGACGGCACCGCTTGCACGCGCTTCCGCATCAGCAGCCAGGCGGGCCTCGGTGCGAGCGGCCCGGCGCCGGACGGCGAGGTGGAGGACCATCTGGCGCCGATCGGCGTTGAGGAGGCGGCGATCGGCGTCGCCAAGGAGTTGATCGATGTGGTGGAGGAACCCGACGGGCGCTTCCTGGTGACCTTCCTCATCCGCTTGGTCAACTACGGCAACGTGCCGTTGTCCGACCTCAACAGCGACGTGGACTTCTCCTTCGCCTTTGCGGCGGCGGCGAGCTTCGAGGCGGTGACGCCGGTGAGCAGCGACTTCACCGTCAACGACGACTTCGACGGTGTCTCCCTGATCGAGCTCCTGGCGCCCGGCAACGCCCTGCTGGTCGGCGGTTCCGGCGAGGTCATGGTCTCCGTGCGGGTCGATCCCGGCGGCAACGCCGGTCCCTACGAGTGCTCCACCCTGGGGCGCGGCACCAGCCCGGGAGATGTTGAAGTCACCGACGTCTCGCAGGCCGGCAGCGACCCGGACGCCAACGACAACGGCGACCCCGGCGACGACGACGAGCCGACGCTGATCGACTTGCCGGTCAGCATCCTAGAGATTCCCACCGTTGGCGAAATCGGCCTTCTGGTACTGGCGATGCTCCTGGCCCTAACGGCCATCGGCACCCTGCGGCGGCGGATGGCGATGCGGTAA